From Panicum hallii strain FIL2 chromosome 2, PHallii_v3.1, whole genome shotgun sequence, a single genomic window includes:
- the LOC112879659 gene encoding protein G1-like: MSTGGADCSSPARRPSRYESQKRRDWQTFTRYLGAHRPPLQLRRCSGAHVLEFLRYLDRFGKTRVHAQPCPAYGGGGRVPASASAPAPGSAAEACQCPLRQAWGSLDALVGRLRAAFDERHGARGSGVATARPDNAGDGASANPFAARAVRLYLRDVRDAQARARGISYSRKKKKRNKPQGTCGAASASASMQDDGGAGALPHANSTASVAPAVPLPPPAYLTGVPFECCDHGSVFGGPTANGAAGFYLPLLFNTFG; the protein is encoded by the coding sequence AtgtcgacgggcggcgcggactgctcgtcgccggcgcggcggccgagCCGGTACGAGTCGCAGAAGCGGCGGGACTGGCAGACCTTCACGCGGTACCTGGGcgcgcaccgcccgccgctgcagCTCCGCCGGTGCAGCGGAGCGCACGTGCTCGAGTTCCTGCGCTACCTCGACCGCTTCGGCAAGACGCGGGTGCACGCGCAGCCGTGCCCGgcctacggcggcggcggccgggtgccggcgtcggcgtcggcgccggcgccgggaaGCGCGGCCGAGGCGTGCCAGTGCCCGCTGCGCCAGGCGTGGGGCAGCCTCGACGCGCTCGTGGGCCGGCTACGCGCCGCGTTCGACGAGCGCCACGGCGCCCGCGGGAGCGGGGTGGCGACCGCGCGGCCCGACAACGCCGGAGACGGCGCCAGCGCCAACCCcttcgccgcgcgcgccgtccggCTGTACCTGCGCGACGTCCGCGACGCGCAGGCCAGGGCGCGCGGCATCTCCTACagcaggaagaagaagaagcggaACAAGCCGCAGGGCACCTGCGGcgcggcctccgcctccgcctccatgcaggacgacggcggcgcgggcgcgctcCCTCACGCGAACAGCACGGCGTCAGTGGCTCCTGCGGTGCcgttgccgccgccggcgtacCTCACCGGTGTGCCCTTCGAGTGCTGCGACCACGGCAGCGTCTTTGGAGGACCGACCGCCAACGGCGCGGCTGGCTTCTACCTGCCATTGCTGTTCAACACGTTTGGCTAG
- the LOC112879658 gene encoding inosine-5'-monophosphate dehydrogenase-like, translating to MKAGGRGELVVGRRGLSTALIFQSQVSMIHASGGRHVLHDRSPINERALSLPVAIAIRPPLTSAGPIHLNREPCKNPNPPMAGGSGLADDGFPAARLFSQGVSYTYDDVIVLPGYIHFPADAVDLSTRLSRRVPLAAPCVASPMDTVSEAPMAAAMASVGGAAVVHSNADPATQASILRAAKARRVPFVSGTPFLAPSSVPSAADFAGCTYALVTERGDALSRLLGVAAAADRKPGVPVSEYMTPVPRTASAAFDFEQAAAFLADEGLDFAPLVSDEGAGEVVDLITAQDVERIRSYPKLGKPSLGADGRFVVAAAIGTREEDKRRLELLVKEGANAIVIDSSQGNSVYQLDMIKYAKRMYPEVDLIGGNVVTIAQAQNLIGAGVDGLRVGMGSGSICTTQEVCAVGRGQATAVYKVTSYAKDHDVPVIADGGISNSGHIVKALTLGASTVMMGSFLAGSLEAPGVYEYKDGHRVKKYRGMGSLEAMTKGSDARYLGDTLKLKVAQGVVGSVADKGSVLRFIPYTMQAVKQGFQDLGASSLRSAHDLLQSESLRLEVRTGAAQVEGGIHGLVSYEKKAF from the exons ATGAAGGCAGGCGGTAGGGGCGAGCTCGTTGTGGGCCGTCGTGGGCTTTCTACGGCGCTTATCTTCCAATCGCAG GTATCCATGATTCATGCTTCAGGCGGCAGACATGTCCTCCACGATCGCTCTCCTATAAATGAGCGTGCTCTATCTCTTCCTGTTGCCATTGCCATCCGGCCGCCGCTCACCTCCGCCGGCCCCATCCATCTCAACCGCGAACCCTGCAAAAACCCTAACCCCCCgatggccggcggcagcggcctCGCCGACGACGGCTTCCCGGCGGCGCGGCTTTTCTCGCAGGGCGTCTCCTACACCTACGACGACGTGATCGTCCTCCCGGGCTACATCCACTTCCCCGCCGACGCCGTCGACCTCTCCACCCGCCTCTCCCGCCGCGTGCCGCTCGCGGCCCCCTGCGTCGCCTCGCCCATGGACACCGTCTCCGAGGCACCCATGGCCGCCGCCATGGCCTCcgtcggcggcgccgccgtcgtccacAGCAACGCCGACCCAGCGACCCAGGCCTCCATCCTCCGCGCCGCCAAGGCACGCCGCGTCCCCTTCGTCTCGGGCACCCCGTTCCTCGCCCCCTCGTCCGTCCCCTCCGCAGCCGACTTCGCCGGCTGCACGTACGCCCTCGTCACCGAGCGCGGGGACGCGCTGTCCCGCCTCctcggcgtcgccgccgccgccgaccgcaAACCCGGCGTCCCCGTGTCGGAGTACATGACCCCCGTCCCCCGGACGGCGTCTGCCGCCTTCGATTTCGAGCAAGCCGCCGCCTTTCTCGCCGACGAGGGCCTGGACTTCGCGCCCCTCGTCTCCGACGAGGGCGCCGGTGAGGTCGTCGACCTCATCACCGCGCAGGACGTCGAGCGCATCCGGAGCTACCCGAAGCTGGGCAAGCCGTCGCTCGGAGCGGACGGGAGGTTCGTCGTCGCGGCGGCGATTGGGACGCGGGAGGAGGACAAGCGCAGGCTCGAGCTGCTGGTCAAGGAAGGGGCTAACGCCATAGTCATCGACAGCTCTCAGGGGAACTCTGTTTACCAGCTCGACATGATCAAGTACGCGAAGAGGATGTACCCTGAAGTGGATTTGATCGGCGGAAACGTGGTGACCATTGCACAGGCGCAGAATTTGATCGGCGCCGGCGTGGATGGGTTGCGGGTGGGGATGGGTTCTGGATCGATTTGCACGACGCAGGAAGTTTGTGCTGTGGGCAGAGGGCAG GCTACTGCAGTTTACAAGGTCACATCATATGCGAAGGATCATGATGTGCCGGTTATTGCCGACGGTGGAATTTCAAACTCTGGACATATTGTGAAGGCTCTGACCCTAGGAGCATCTACTGTTATGATGGGTAGTTTCCTAGCTGGAAGTCTTGAAGCCCCTGGTGTTTATGAGTACAAG GATGGACATCGTGTCAAAAAATACAGAGGGATGGGTTCCCTCGAGGCTATGACAAAGGGGAGTGATGCCAGATACCTTGGCGACACGCTTAAGCTTAAGGTTGCTCAAGGAGTTGTTGGATCAGTTGCTGACAAGGGCTCTGTATTGAGGTTCATACCTTATACGATGCAAGCTGTCAAGCAAGGCTTCCAGGACCTGGGTGCATCCTCCTTGCGGTCAGCCCATGATCTTTTACAATCGGAATCTCTTCGACTAGAG GTAAGAACCGGAGCTGCCCAAGTCGAAGGAGGGATCCACGGTCTTGTTTCTTACGAGAAGAAGGCATTCTGA